One window of the Zea mays cultivar B73 chromosome 3, Zm-B73-REFERENCE-NAM-5.0, whole genome shotgun sequence genome contains the following:
- the LOC100502303 gene encoding uncharacterized protein isoform X26, giving the protein MDLAGMKRRELQALCKRHGLPAGGTNADLVGRLDAVLSGPAVVEEEVAGVPARKGCLKQTGGGATEAKKVTFGAEVGKARRLRSRVIWSPVVAKTRGKSARAGTDSAAEDGISADVGADVPVRRSRRNSFNPAEAEEAGEAVAVDRKPKRKNQENDEGVAVIAQARVTRRSNLEWSATVLPPAVEKKRGRQNAAESDVQKSALVEVTARTTRSRSIVPVVVPPTVVENKRRKTGDPQTTVELTMLSDVPRSDFPATRSLRNKIVHVNNSVVDETHTTRQLENKMRPSTRRHQQVASSPEDKGQKIPATSKSPLLRWSRRNYSEANSANSVNIKLAKDSSTAQPLAHHNSHSEDLEKQPAVKEPIKRSTRKSIALAALEKEKDVIEGKNPEAHVRRSTRKSVVQVKDTKSIVEETQYANSEDVAKQPATKGPARGLRRKSVITELHEKEKSLIAEKNMETDEAILTRKPVIPVKNIKAVGEGIQIGKGKDVDKQFVVKQPTRRSSRKSVLPDMLENNSGLLAPKMNAEMNVRRSTRKSVLPDMHNEKQDHHKMARNENLQSGKYQDGEKQQKVKDSIRQSRRSIATVLLEGQNNDEGKKFKNPTRRTTHKSHALNAVEEVSMDHIEVGEEGLKLRKRSRFLLEISSSANVSWKHQNAQISNEKDNTEGSQQASNCTTSKRRSSKKRRTTAPEEVMPFKVANDDIVIMEETKDTLEYNNESSSKVQEICQVNAAREEFSSGPLLVTVAPSDEICTVQSVAVVIPGSESGDDANQSSDKSKQPQEHSVTQTVDDHLSETRSGKLDQSTCITGLVSDNCVVSEDKTLMSEDREEQSPVSGEQRVSLEANANEPEEKNLANVTSTDLHTKSLQHDIDRIAKETDKDVLSLVFPIEEHEEKYGVSPIAVEKCVCREASACESARKPLTVIFSNNLHTKHLQHDCDVLIKETGEEVLAQENCNDQPVPAQTDQEIKLNDELADPDVLAQENCNDQPVPAQTDLEIKLHDELADPDHEEQSPVSGERRVSLEANANEPEEKNLANVISIDLHTKSLQHDNGRIAEETDKDHEEQSNVFGERRVSLEANANEPEEKNLANVISTDLHTKTLQHDNDRIAEETDKDHEEQSNVSGERRVSLEANANEPEEKNLANVISTDLHTKTLQHDNDRIAEETDKDVSSLVFPIEEHEEKYAVSPIAVEKSVSREASACESAGKPLTVIFSNDLHTKHLQHDCDVLIKETGEDVLAQENCNDQPVPAQTDLEMKLNDELADPEVLAQENCNDQPVLAQTDLETKLNDELADLAMESGCSITERNEGLVAHNLDQEGFLEATPECKQECGLPEETVISSKETGSLLCADQSPIGLESLFSQESIVESVGHCALASATTHTENGFDDSKDCHNKSALENVHVPEPCSHNDTKGGIFKNVDCMHTSQRDDRMEGVPEANTDEEHVLSAFLLDANHLNVVINSEEVVCEGEDSKELLHSEDCKASSEKTDVNDGNVYGISDAVVRCALHAPADDNYEIFLGPNTDVPRQVYNDGCSDVKEDRFASKPWTIDIIEDASVKERSNLKDWQLDSKLEGTEIVESGLYFNKDIGNILHSGSIGEITPSGSGLSKDSSVDYRGEVLDGFSMEASLERSSTRGEQNGCRLDAIENPSITLATSGYKHEGALSEEAVYTKKNYAGTCLSNPRELIMELQSHFSKENINESDPHDSLVFPTAENSADEQLVKVHHGSNLSQLGLTDLLDGPIGCSNTDVLCQCDNHKNQSNEDKVEEVEAVSAAKYIESEVVLLPSQERSNLNNEQLNTKLESPNIMGSCLNCDNDVCNTSDNGSVFVIGKRTPSASGLPEDYPKDSDLQQPVLDSFSVVSSFQDNISGKKTVSGVAGSEILSLSLATPDYKHEDGFSEEAVCRTKNYTGTSSVDPRHLDMEGHSIYSEGGTEKSNLQDNLAFLSAESGKDEPIICHVEKLVDAHASSDTYQGPCQDLGRHEEQESCMSIPMQAKESGGVLRSSHTKGSVTAAQIDLAGDAHLIVSDNAAAKQVFSEEKEETKSISSSDIDILHEKSYSSGHDDHAACAAETQFYHPQKASISDGLHLGPSSLQVESLDALDSDILYVNTGVLEQHHKEGYYEPSVYQITSGICTMSEAEPFEVLETGKDVKTPSKLDEQLNPGLDGDEAEKHSLDCGTDTSPVMSKRTLSSPGSGPCQQYVNESTTSTQSTDNHPNDLPAPRSPEQSACFQNDNDSGSVGICQSSRRRGIDELCGKLQSFKVSSAVKGSYVAMGAPRPKPGDSTSRSAAALLRNIENTTAVKAGRPPVKPNADGKDSSRRALQPISGRPDSR; this is encoded by the exons TCATATGGTCGCCGGTCGTTGCCAAGACAAGGGGGAAGTCTGCTCGAGCCGGTACTGATTCTGCTGCTGAAGACGGTATTTCTGCAGATGTGGGCGCTGATGTCCCAGTGAGGCGGTCCAGGAGGAATTCGTTCAATCCTGCCGAGGCTGAGGAAGCAGGAGAGGCTGTTGCTGTTGACAGGAAGCCCAAGCGCAAGAATCAGGAGAATGACGAGGGCGTTGCTGTTATCGCTCAGGCTAGAGTTACGAGAAGGTCAAATTTGGAGTGGTCTGCTACTGTATTGCCTCCTGCTGTTGAGAAGAAGAGAGGGAGGCAGAATGCAGCTGAGTCTGATGTGCAGAAGTCCGCTCTGGTGGAAGTAACAGCTAGGACTACAAGGTCTCGCTCAATCGTACCTGTTGTGGTGCCACCCACTGTGGTTGAGAACAAGAGGAGGAAGACTGGAGATCCACAAACAACTGTAGAGTTGACTATGCTTTCAGATGTGCCCAGAAGTGATTTTCCTGCCACCAGGTCTTTAAGGAACAAAATTGTCCACGTTAACAACAGCGTCGTGGACGAAACTCACACTACCAGGCAGTTGGAAAACAAGATGCGTCCGTCTACTCGTAGGCATCAACAGGTTGCATCTTCTCCGGAGGATAAAGGTCAAAAAATTCCTGCTACCAGTAAGTCCCCTCTACTGAGGTGGTCACGGAGAAACTATTCTGAGGCCAATAGTGCAAATTCAGTAAACATCAAATTGGCCAAAGACTCGAGCACAGCTCAGCCATTGGCACACCATAATTCTCATTCTGAAGATTTGGAGAAACAACCAGCAGTTAAAGAACCAATTAAACGGTCAACACGTAAATCTATTGCTTTGGCTGCACTTGAGAAAGAGAAGGATGTAATTGAAGGAAAGAACCCTGAAGCACATGTTAGGCGATCAACGAGGAAATCAGTTGTGCAGGTTAAAGATACCAAAAGTATTGTTGAAGAGACTCAATATGCTAACAGTGAAGATGTGGCGAAGCAACCAGCAACTAAAGGACCTGCTAGGGGGCTGAGACGTAAATCTGTTATCACAGAATTGCATGAGAAAGAGAAGAGTCTCATTGCCGAAAAGAACATGGAAACAGATGAAGCGATATTAACGCGGAAGCCTGTAATCCCAGTTAaaaatattaaagctgttggtgaAGGAATTCAAATTGGTAAGGGCAAAGATGTGGATAAACAATTTGTTGTGAAGCAACCTACTAGGCGATCATCGCGCAAATCTGTGCTGCCTGATATGCTTGAGAATAATAGTGGACTTCTAGCACCCAAAATGAATGCTGAGATGAATGTTAGGAGATCAACACGGAAGTCTGTTCTTCCTGACATGCATAATGAGAAGCAAGATCACCATAAAATGGCTAGAAATGAGAACTTGCAAAGTGGTAAATATCAAGATGGTGAGAAGCAACAGAAAGTAAAAGATTCTATTAGGCAATCAAGGAGATCTATCGCTACAGTGCTACTTGAGGGACAAAATAATGATGAAGGAAAAAAGTTCAAAAATCCTACGAGGAGGACAACACACAAATCTCATGCCCTTAATGCAGTTGAAGAGGTCAGCATGGATCACATTGAAGTTGGTGAAGAAGGCTTGAAATTGAGGAAGCGCAGTAGGTTTTTGCTGGAAATATCATCTTCAGCTAATGTTTCCTGGAAGCATCAGAATGCACAGATCTCTAATGAAAAAGATAACACAGAAGGATCGCAGCAGGCATCAAATTGCACAACTTCAAAGAGAAGGTCTTCAAAGAAGAGACGAACAACTGCTCCAGAAGAAGTGATGCCTTTCAAGGTGGCAAATGATGACATAGTTATCATGGAAGAAACAAAGGACACACTTGAATATAATAATGAGTCTAGTAGTAAAGTTCAAGAAATTTGTCAGGTTAATGCTGCAAGAGAAGAGTTCTCTTCAGGTCCATTGCTTGTAACAGTAGCTCCTAGTGACGAAATTTGCACAGTGCAGAGTGTAGCTGTGGTGATACCTGGGTCAGAATCTGGTGACGATGCAAATCAAAGTTCTGATAAGAGTAAGCAACCTCAGGAACATTCTGTCACTCAAACTGTTGATGACCATTTATCTGAAACAAGAAGTGGGAAATTAGATCAATCAACATGCATCACAGGATTAGTCTCTGACAATTGTGTTGTCTCAGAGGACAAAACATTGATGAGTGAAG ACCGTGAAGAGCAAAGCCCTGTGTCCGGAGAACAGAGAGTTAGCTTGGAAGCAAATGCCAATGAGCCTGAGGAAAAGAACCTAGCTAACGTCACATCAACTGATCTCCACACCAAAAGTCTGCAGCATGATATTGACAGAATAGCTAAAGAGACTGATAAAG ATGTTTTGTCTTTGGTTTTCCCTATTGAAGAGCATGAAGAAAAATATGGAGTGAGCCCTATAGCTGTTGAAAAGTGCGTCTGTCGTGAAGCAAGTGCATGTGAATCTGCACGAAAACCCCTAACCGTTATCTTTTCTAACAATCTCCACACCAAACATCTGCAACATGATTGTGATGTGCTAATTAAGGAGACTGGTGAAG AAGTTTTAGCTCAGGAGAATTGTAATGACCAGCCTGTTCCTGCCCAGACTGACCAAGAAATTAAGTTAAACGATGAACTTGCTGATCCGG ATGTTTTAGCTCAGGAGAATTGTAATGACCAGCCCGTTCCTGCCCAGACTGACCTAGAAATTAAGTTACACGATGAACTTGCTGATCCGG ACCATGAAGAGCAAAGCCCTGTATCCGGAGAACGGAGAGTTAGCTTGGAAGCAAATGCCAACGAGCCTGAGGAAAAGAACCTAGCTAACGTCATATCAATTGATCTCCACACCAAAAGTCTGCAGCATGATAATGGCAGAATAGCTGAAGAGACTGATAAAG ACCATGAAGAGCAAAGCAATGTGTTCGGAGAACGGAGAGTTAGCTTGGAAGCAAATGCCAACGAGCCTGAGGAAAAGAACCTAGCTAACGTCATATCAACTGATCTCCACACCAAAACTCTGCAGCATGATAATGACAGAATAGCTGAAGAGACTGATAAAG ACCATGAAGAGCAAAGCAATGTGTCCGGAGAACGGAGAGTTAGCTTGGAAGCAAATGCCAACGAGCCTGAGGAAAAGAACCTAGCTAACGTCATATCAACTGATCTCCACACCAAAACTCTGCAGCATGATAATGACAGAATAGCTGAAGAGACTGATAAAG ATGTTTCGTCTTTGGTTTTCCCTATTGAAGAGCATGAAGAAAAATATGCAGTGAGCCCTATAGCTGTTGAAAAGAGCGTCAGTCGGGAAGCCAGTGCATGTGAATCTGCAGGAAAACCCCTAACTGTCATCTTTTCTAACGATCTCCACACCAAACATCTGCAACATGATTGTGATGTGCTAATTAAGGAGACTGGTGAAG ATGTTTTAGCTCAGGAGAATTGTAATGACCAGCCTGTTCCGGCCCAGACTGACCTAGAAATGAAGTTAAACGATGAACTTGCTGATCCGG AAGTTTTAGCTCAGGAGAATTGTAATGACCAGCCTGTTCTTGCTCAGACTGACCTAGAAACTAAGTTAAACGATGAACTTGCTGATCTGGCTATGGAATCAGGTTGTAGCATTACTGAAAGGAATGAAGGGCTTGTTGCTCATAATCTTGATCAAGAAG GTTTCCTTGAAGCAACACCAGAGTGCAAACAGGAATGTGGTTTGCCTGAGGAGACAGTAATTTCCTCAAAAGAAACAGGATCTCTGCTGTGTGCAGATCAATCACCAATTGGTCTGGAATCTTTATTTTCGCAAGAAAGCATAGTTGAATCAGTGGGGCATTGTGCACTTGCTTCAGCAACAACTCATACCGAAAATGGCTTTGATGATTCAAAAGATTGCCATAACAAGTCTGCACTTGAAAATGTTCATGTGCCAGAACCTTGTTCACACAATGATACTAAAGGAGGCATTTTTAAAAATGTTGATTGTATGCATACATCCCAGCGAGATGATAGAATGGAAG gagtaccagaggctaacactgaTGAAGAACATGTTCTGTCAGCCTTTTTGCTGGATGCAAATCACCTAAACGT AGTCATTAATTCTGAAGAAGTGGTTTGTGAGGGTGAAGATAGTAAGGAGCTTCTCCATTCGGAAGACTGTAAAGCTTCATCCGAGAAAACAGATGTGAATG ATGGCAATGTATATGGTATTAGTGATGCTGTAGTGAGATGTGCACTGCATGCTCCAGCCGATGATAATTATGAGATTTTTTTGGGTCCCAATACTGATGTACCACGTCAGGTTTATAATGACGGATGCAGTGATGTCAAAGAAGATCGATTTGCTTCCAAACCCTGGACAATTGATATTATTGAGGATGCCTCTGTCAAAGAAAGATCAAATTTAAAAGATTGGCAACTTGATTCCAAGTTGGAGGGCACAGAAATAGTGGAATCTGGCCTTTACTTCAATAAGGATATTGGTAACATTTTACATAGTGGATCTATTGGTGAAATAACTCCATCTGGTTCTGGTTTATCAAAAGATTCATCTGTGGACTATAGAGGGGAGGTTTTAGATGGCTTCTCAATGGAAGCATCTCTTGAAAGGTCTTCTACACGTGGGGAACAAAATGGTTGTAGACTAG ATGCTATTGAGAATCCTTCAATTACTTTAGCAACTTCTGGTTATAAGCATGAAGGTGCTTTATCTGAGGAAGCAGTGTACACAAAGAAGAATTACGCTGGAACATGCTTGTCAAATCCCAGGGAATTAATCATGGAGCTGCAATCCCATTTCTCAAAGGAAAACATAAATGAATCTGATCCTCATGACAGCCTTGTATTCCCAACTGCTGAAAATTCAGCAGATGAACAGCTGGTTAAAGTACACCATGGTTCTAATCTGTCTCAGTTAGGATTAACTGATCTGTTGGATGGACCAATTGGGTGTTCCAATACCGACGTGTTGTGCCAGTGTGACAATcataaaaatcaatccaatgaggACAAGGTAGAGGAAGTTGAGGCGGTGTCTGCTGCTAAATACATAGAAAGTGAAGTTGTGCTGCTCCCATCTCAAGAGAGATCAAATTTGAATAATGAGCAGCTTAACACCAAGTTGGAAAGCCCAAACATTATGGGATCTTGCCTTAACTGTGATAACGATGTTTGTAATACTTCGGACAATGGATCTGTTTTTGTCATTGGTAAAAGAACTCCATCTGCTTCTGGCTTACCAGAAGATTATCCTAAGGATAGTGACTTGCAACAACCGGTTTTAGATAGCTTCTCAGTGGTTTCATCTTTTCAAGACAATATATCTGGGAAGAAAACTGTTTCTGGTGTAGCAG GCAGTGAGATTCTTTCTTTAAGTTTAGCAACTCCTGATTATAAACATGAAGATGGTTTCTCTGAGGAAGCAGTATGCAGAACAAAGAATTATACTGGAACTTCCTCGGTAGATCCGAGGCATTTAGACATGGAGGGGCACTCTATTTACTCTGAGGGAGGTACTGAAAAATCTAATCTGCAAGATAATCTTGCATTTCTAAGCGCTGAGAGTGGAAAAGATGAACCTATTATTTGCCATGTTGAGAAACTGGTTGACGCACATGCTTCTTCAGATACATACCAAGGTCCTTGTCAAGATCTAGGCAGACATGAAGAACAAGAGAGCTGCATGTCTATTCCTATGCAAGCCAAAGAAAGTGGAG GGGTTTTGAGGTCTAGCCACACGAAAGGGTCAGTTACAGCAGCCCAAATTGATTTGGCAGGTGATGCCCATCTTATTGTGAG TGATAATGCTGCTGCCAAGCAAGTGTTTAGTGAGGAGAAAGAGGAAACaaaatctatctcttcttcagatattgATATCCTTCATGAAAAATCATACTCCAGTGGACACG ATGACCATGCTGCTTGTGCTGCCGAAACTCAGTTCTACCATCCACAGAAAGCATCTATATCTGATGGACTACATTTGGGTCCTAGTTCTTTGCAAGTAGAATCACTGGATGCTTTGGATAGCGATATACTGTATGTTAACACAGGAGTTCTCGAGCAGCATCATAAAGAGGGTTACTATGAACCCAGTGTCTACCAAATCACTTCAGGCATTTGCACAATGTCTGAAGCTGAACCATTCGAAGTTTTAGAAACTGGAAAAGATGTAAAAACGCCATCTAAGCTAGATGAGCAACTTAATCCTGGGTTGGACGGAGATGAAGCTGAGAAACACAGCTTAGACTGTGGTACAGACACCAGTCCTGTGATGAGCAAGAGAACCCTTTCTTCACCAGGATCAG GACCATGCCAGCAGTATGTAAATGAAAGCACCACCAGTACACAGTCGACTGATAATCACCCAAACGACCTACCCGCTCCGAGATCTCCTGAACAATCCGCGTGTTTTCAGAATGACAACGATTCGGGTTCAGTAG GCATTTGTCAAAGCAGCAGGCGAAGAGGTATAGATGAACTTTGCGGTAAGCTGCAGAGTTTCAAAGTTTCCAGCGCCGTAAAAGGAAGCTACGTAGCTATGGGTGCACCTCGTCCGAAGCCTGGGGACAGCACGAGCCGATCTGCAGCCGCGCTGCTCAGGAACATAGAGAACACAACTGCTGTTAAAGCTGGCCGTCCTCCTGTCAAGCCAAACGCCGATGGTAAGGACTCGTCTAGGCGAGCCCTGCAGCCCATAAGCGGAAGGCCTGACAGTAGGTAG